One Terriglobia bacterium DNA segment encodes these proteins:
- a CDS encoding PDDEXK nuclease domain-containing protein encodes MTRTLSHPDYPAFLAALKQRILHARTTAARAVNRALILLYWDIGRGIVEKQQAAGWGESVIDRLSSDLQDAFPLATGFSSRNLRDMKRFYLAYSDKEIWRQAVGKLPTSLSPDRTSIWPQAVANLEASDAAAEFLRQLVAEIPWGHHRLILDKLIAPAARLYYLRATAQLGWSRNVLLNDKERGPGDQPSIGIILCAEKDDVEVEFALKTKTNPIGVAEYQLQSRLPARFKGRLPTARQLEDAVRDVMPPEK; translated from the coding sequence ATGACAAGGACACTCTCGCACCCAGATTACCCCGCCTTTCTCGCGGCTCTGAAGCAGCGCATCCTTCATGCCCGCACAACTGCCGCTCGCGCTGTCAATCGCGCGCTGATCTTGCTTTACTGGGACATTGGCCGGGGTATCGTGGAGAAACAACAGGCAGCCGGCTGGGGCGAGTCAGTGATTGATCGACTTTCGTCCGATTTGCAGGACGCCTTTCCACTCGCAACCGGTTTTTCATCGCGCAATCTGCGGGATATGAAGCGGTTCTATCTTGCTTACTCAGATAAAGAGATTTGGCGACAGGCTGTCGGCAAATTGCCGACCAGTCTCTCACCGGACAGGACCTCAATTTGGCCACAAGCTGTGGCCAATTTGGAAGCGAGCGATGCCGCCGCTGAGTTTCTGCGGCAACTTGTCGCAGAAATTCCCTGGGGCCACCACCGGCTCATCCTTGACAAACTGATCGCGCCCGCCGCCCGCCTCTACTACCTCCGTGCCACGGCGCAGCTCGGTTGGTCCCGCAATGTCCTCTTAAACGATAAGGAGCGTGGTCCGGGGGACCAACCCTCCATTGGAATTATCCTTTGTGCCGAGAAGGACGACGTGGAGGTTGAATTCGCTCTCAAAACAAAAACCAATCCCATCGGTGTCGCCGAATACCAGCTCCAGTCCAGGCTCCCTGCCAGGTTCAAGGGCCGCCTGCCCACTGCCAGACAACTGGAGGATGCCGTTCGCGATGTCATGCCTCCGGAGAAATAG